One Cryobacterium psychrophilum DNA segment encodes these proteins:
- a CDS encoding V-type ATP synthase subunit D has translation MTATGHAGKVRLERRLLTARHGATLLDRKQRIIAEELDRLELHADSTRRRWEEQANEAAVWLQRTVALDGQELLKHASPADPTIVEVKWGGAMGVRYPVDATCVLPDATPAGGSSALAWATATHRSAIVVAAQYAAAQRAVVLLSRELTATRTRQGAIENRWIPRLENELRVIRQKLEEQELEENLRVHWAAKHQAETSSATRTRDIGETDSP, from the coding sequence GTGACGGCCACAGGGCATGCGGGAAAGGTCCGCCTCGAACGTCGGCTGTTGACGGCACGACACGGCGCGACCCTTCTCGATCGCAAACAGCGCATCATCGCCGAAGAACTCGACCGTCTGGAGCTGCATGCCGACAGCACCCGGCGGCGGTGGGAAGAGCAGGCGAACGAGGCTGCCGTATGGCTTCAACGCACCGTTGCTCTCGACGGCCAGGAACTGCTCAAGCACGCATCGCCCGCCGACCCAACCATCGTCGAGGTGAAGTGGGGCGGCGCCATGGGCGTCAGGTATCCGGTAGACGCAACCTGCGTGCTGCCCGACGCGACGCCGGCGGGCGGCAGTTCCGCGCTGGCATGGGCTACGGCGACACACCGATCCGCCATCGTCGTCGCCGCCCAGTACGCCGCAGCGCAGCGGGCGGTCGTCCTGCTATCCAGAGAGCTGACCGCGACCCGCACTCGCCAAGGGGCCATCGAGAACCGTTGGATTCCCCGGCTCGAGAACGAGCTCAGGGTGATTCGTCAGAAGCTTGAGGAACAGGAACTCGAGGAGAACCTCCGCGTGCACTGGGCCGCTAAGCACCAGGCTGAGACCTCCTCCGCGACGCGGACGAGGGACATTGGAGAAACGGATTCCCCATGA
- a CDS encoding universal stress protein: MSDVILVAVNDSPAAFAAVTAAIDQATGLGARLHAVMVVEGGEIERHLAASKMPTTRRQAGADAVLMHVVARGLAAGLEVTGVRRSGRVAAEILEEARGVGAIMIVMGRVERPGHLIPFIGSHTLRVLEFTTVPVLVVPLE, encoded by the coding sequence ATGAGTGACGTGATTCTGGTGGCAGTGAACGATTCTCCGGCGGCATTCGCGGCCGTCACGGCGGCCATCGATCAAGCCACGGGGCTGGGAGCCAGGCTGCACGCGGTCATGGTGGTCGAGGGCGGTGAGATCGAGCGCCACCTGGCCGCGTCCAAGATGCCGACCACCCGGCGGCAGGCGGGTGCCGACGCCGTGCTGATGCACGTTGTCGCTCGCGGCCTCGCAGCTGGTCTCGAGGTCACCGGCGTCCGGAGGTCCGGACGGGTGGCCGCCGAAATTCTCGAGGAAGCCCGCGGCGTGGGCGCGATCATGATTGTCATGGGACGCGTGGAGCGGCCAGGGCACCTCATCCCCTTCATCGGAAGTCACACCCTGCGGGTTCTGGAATTCACGACCGTTCCGGTGCTGGTCGTCCCCCTCGAGTGA
- the dcd gene encoding dCTP deaminase: MLLSDRDIKAQLDAKRIGLDPFDPAMIQPSSIDVRLDGFFRLFDNHKYAYIDPAEDQPELTRLIETKPDEPFILHPGEFVLGATYEKVSLPDDLAARLEGKSSLGRLGLLTHSTAGFIDPGFTGHVTLELSNVATLPIKLWPGMKIGQLCFFQLSSPSEQPYGSSQYGSRYQGQRGPTASRSFQNFHSTKMHGDEDGSAAE; the protein is encoded by the coding sequence GTGCTGCTCTCGGATCGCGATATCAAGGCCCAACTCGACGCCAAACGAATCGGTCTAGACCCATTCGACCCTGCCATGATTCAGCCGTCGAGCATCGATGTGCGGCTCGACGGCTTCTTTCGGCTCTTCGATAACCATAAATATGCCTATATCGACCCGGCCGAGGACCAGCCGGAGCTCACTCGCCTTATCGAGACGAAGCCAGACGAACCGTTTATCCTGCACCCGGGCGAGTTCGTGCTCGGCGCCACCTACGAAAAGGTGAGCCTGCCCGATGACCTCGCCGCCCGGCTGGAGGGTAAGAGTTCCCTCGGTCGTCTGGGGCTGCTCACTCATTCCACCGCCGGCTTCATCGACCCGGGCTTCACGGGACACGTGACCCTGGAGCTGAGCAACGTAGCAACCCTGCCGATCAAGCTCTGGCCCGGCATGAAGATCGGACAGCTCTGCTTCTTCCAGCTGAGCTCACCCTCCGAGCAGCCCTACGGATCGAGCCAGTACGGCTCCCGCTACCAGGGCCAGCGCGGTCCCACGGCGAGCCGGTCGTTCCAGAACTTCCACAGCACCAAGATGCACGGCGACGAAGACGGCTCCGCCGCCGAATAA
- a CDS encoding LCP family protein, with amino-acid sequence MTDIFSSLGSAQKPAPPRKRNGWQIALIAIAAVVVLVGGTVGLYAWTLSNTFDSAEKIVDPFPTNFDKRPAALTGDASKAQNILLLGSDTRGKNNGSLADMTGQRSDMIMVAHIPADRKNIYVMSIVRDSWLDIPGRGKAKINAALSYGGVPLAIETIEGVLGARIDHVAIVDFTGFKGITDALGGVDVNSQVPFTRGGHQFSQGLQHVNGTQALDFVRERKSFKDGDFQRTRNQQAFIKAVLTQTLSAETLTDPGKISGLVGAVAPFLAVDDGLNSSYLAGLGLELRDVRVGDVTFFTMPTLGTGTSPDGQSIVNIDWEELKAVQRGFQTDTLDEYEPTVQTIG; translated from the coding sequence GTGACTGATATCTTTTCGAGCCTCGGCTCCGCGCAGAAGCCGGCACCTCCCCGCAAGAGGAACGGCTGGCAGATCGCGCTAATCGCCATCGCCGCGGTCGTGGTCCTCGTGGGCGGCACCGTCGGCCTCTACGCCTGGACGCTCAGCAACACCTTCGACAGCGCGGAGAAGATCGTCGACCCCTTCCCCACGAACTTCGACAAGCGACCGGCTGCGCTCACCGGCGACGCCAGCAAGGCACAGAACATCCTGCTGCTCGGCTCAGATACCCGCGGCAAGAACAACGGCTCACTCGCGGACATGACCGGGCAGCGCTCAGACATGATCATGGTCGCGCACATTCCGGCCGATCGAAAGAACATCTACGTCATGTCGATCGTGCGCGACAGTTGGCTCGATATCCCCGGGCGCGGCAAGGCGAAAATCAACGCGGCGCTCTCCTACGGTGGTGTTCCGCTGGCTATTGAAACCATCGAAGGGGTTCTCGGGGCGCGGATCGACCACGTGGCCATTGTGGACTTCACCGGCTTCAAGGGCATCACGGATGCGCTCGGCGGCGTCGATGTCAACAGCCAGGTGCCCTTCACCAGGGGCGGGCACCAATTCTCCCAGGGTCTTCAGCACGTGAACGGCACCCAGGCCCTCGACTTCGTGCGTGAACGGAAATCCTTCAAAGACGGTGACTTCCAGCGCACGCGGAACCAGCAGGCCTTCATCAAGGCTGTGCTGACGCAAACGCTGAGCGCGGAGACACTGACCGACCCCGGCAAGATTAGCGGCCTCGTCGGTGCGGTGGCGCCCTTCCTCGCCGTCGACGACGGCCTCAACTCTTCCTATTTGGCCGGTCTCGGCCTGGAGTTGCGCGACGTTCGGGTGGGCGACGTCACGTTCTTCACGATGCCAACGCTCGGCACAGGAACCTCGCCCGACGGGCAGTCGATTGTGAACATCGACTGGGAGGAACTCAAGGCCGTGCAAAGGGGCTTCCAGACCGACACCCTCGACGAGTACGAGCCCACGGTACAGACGATCGGTTGA
- a CDS encoding HNH endonuclease signature motif containing protein, with product MENNEEVPPEEDAAGPVPPDTPATAPDPTPLTTPVKPMLAITNGDVRPSDVARIRRVIDNAQAVLLDSITAFDRLINMAHAARAVVIADAHRWTTSTAQSGRPNGSHDLTEFQWSDATAAHEGFIAELAALLKLPEGSARNLLTESELLQYNLPRTHRALLDGDISYRHAQVIIDNALALPDSAMDTYETEVLTDAETLTVPQLKKKAITLRELSHPETSRARHTTAVKDRCFGVHPARDGMAYLEMTLTNDDASAINDRVEAMARSLRVTGEERTLPQLRCDVAVDLLLKGVTETGLGAGVVGNVYVTIPILTLMGKGDEPAMLEGFGPIDPETARRLAGTATGFHRILIHPETGAMLSFGRDTYRVPKALRRYLEVRDETCRFVGCNRSARHCDMDHTTAWQFGGETTFSNLAALCGRSHKLKHETGWDVSQNDQGTLTWTSPAGKHYATHPASRIRPPLLPPDLTPPPVKKPRIDHWAQPLTYATDTPF from the coding sequence ATGGAGAACAACGAAGAAGTGCCTCCAGAAGAGGATGCCGCGGGCCCCGTCCCGCCCGACACACCCGCAACTGCACCCGACCCGACACCCCTGACGACCCCGGTGAAGCCAATGCTGGCCATTACGAACGGTGACGTTCGTCCGTCTGACGTTGCGCGCATTCGCCGGGTGATCGACAACGCCCAGGCCGTACTACTCGACAGTATTACCGCGTTCGACCGGCTGATCAACATGGCTCACGCCGCCCGCGCGGTCGTCATCGCGGACGCGCACCGGTGGACAACGAGCACCGCGCAGTCCGGGCGGCCCAACGGGTCGCACGACCTCACCGAGTTTCAGTGGTCCGATGCGACGGCCGCACACGAAGGATTCATCGCCGAGCTCGCCGCCCTGCTGAAGCTTCCCGAGGGATCCGCGCGGAACCTGCTCACCGAGAGTGAGCTGCTCCAGTACAACCTGCCGCGCACACACCGGGCGCTGCTGGACGGGGACATCAGTTACCGGCACGCGCAGGTCATCATCGACAACGCCCTAGCGTTGCCCGACTCAGCGATGGACACTTACGAGACGGAGGTGCTCACCGACGCCGAGACCCTCACGGTGCCGCAACTGAAGAAGAAGGCCATCACCCTGCGGGAACTCTCCCACCCGGAGACAAGCCGGGCCCGGCACACCACCGCCGTCAAAGACCGCTGTTTCGGGGTGCATCCGGCCCGTGACGGCATGGCGTACCTCGAAATGACCCTGACCAACGATGATGCCAGCGCCATCAACGACCGGGTCGAAGCGATGGCGCGCAGCCTCCGCGTCACCGGTGAGGAGCGCACCCTGCCGCAGCTGCGCTGCGACGTGGCCGTCGACCTGCTGCTGAAGGGCGTCACCGAAACCGGGCTCGGCGCCGGCGTCGTCGGCAACGTGTACGTCACCATCCCCATCCTCACCCTGATGGGCAAAGGCGACGAACCCGCCATGCTCGAAGGATTCGGGCCGATCGACCCCGAGACCGCACGCCGACTCGCCGGCACTGCCACCGGGTTTCACCGCATCCTCATCCACCCCGAGACCGGCGCGATGCTCTCCTTCGGCCGCGACACCTACCGGGTGCCCAAAGCCCTCCGTCGCTACCTGGAGGTGCGCGACGAGACCTGCCGTTTCGTCGGCTGCAACAGAAGCGCCCGGCACTGCGACATGGACCACACCACGGCATGGCAGTTCGGCGGTGAAACCACCTTCAGCAACCTCGCCGCGCTCTGCGGCCGATCGCACAAACTCAAGCACGAAACCGGCTGGGACGTGAGCCAAAACGACCAGGGAACCCTCACCTGGACCAGCCCCGCCGGCAAACACTACGCCACCCACCCCGCCAGCAGAATCCGGCCACCACTCCTACCCCCAGACCTCACCCCACCCCCGGTCAAAAAACCCCGAATCGACCACTGGGCCCAACCCCTCACCTACGCCACCGACACCCCCTTCTAA
- a CDS encoding NAD-dependent epimerase/dehydratase family protein: protein MTVVIAGCGDLGIEVGLRFAELGHRVMGLRRNIDRLPAAITGQSIDLTREQPILPADTELVVVAIAAGSPTVDAYRAAYVDGLRHVLDALDALDGRAPRRVLLVSSTAVYDINDASWVDEQTPANPKPGTDTVLLEAERMLHARIPTATVLRLSGIYGPGRERLITQVREGKATVSAASRHTNRIHRDDAAAAIVHLLTRDEAPAPLYLGVDHAPILMNDVVTFLAAELGLPQPSVNDAPSSSQRGGDKRLSNRLLLETGFTFSFPTYQEGYRALLDGRGTRHT from the coding sequence ATGACGGTAGTAATTGCGGGATGCGGCGACCTGGGCATTGAGGTCGGGCTGCGATTCGCGGAGCTCGGCCACCGCGTCATGGGGTTGCGTCGAAACATCGACCGGCTCCCGGCGGCGATCACGGGCCAGTCGATCGATCTCACCCGGGAACAACCGATTCTGCCCGCCGACACCGAACTTGTCGTCGTGGCCATCGCGGCCGGCAGCCCCACCGTAGATGCGTACCGCGCCGCTTACGTTGACGGACTGCGCCACGTACTCGACGCCCTCGACGCCCTCGACGGCAGGGCACCGCGCCGCGTTCTTCTTGTTTCCTCGACCGCCGTGTACGACATCAACGACGCCAGCTGGGTCGATGAGCAAACCCCGGCGAACCCGAAACCGGGCACCGACACCGTTCTTCTCGAGGCCGAACGGATGCTGCACGCGCGTATTCCCACTGCCACCGTCTTGAGGTTGTCGGGCATCTACGGCCCCGGACGCGAGCGCCTGATCACGCAGGTACGCGAGGGGAAAGCCACCGTGTCCGCCGCATCCCGGCACACCAACCGGATTCACCGGGACGATGCGGCCGCCGCGATCGTGCATCTGCTGACCAGAGACGAAGCCCCCGCTCCCCTGTATCTCGGCGTTGACCATGCCCCCATTCTCATGAACGACGTGGTGACGTTTCTGGCCGCGGAGCTCGGCCTCCCCCAGCCGAGCGTCAATGACGCCCCCAGCTCCAGTCAGCGGGGCGGCGACAAGCGCCTCAGCAACCGACTCCTGCTCGAAACGGGCTTCACCTTCAGCTTCCCCACATACCAGGAGGGCTACCGAGCGCTGCTCGACGGCCGCGGAACCCGTCACACCTGA
- a CDS encoding DUF4383 domain-containing protein: MSKSPNRLIASIVGAVYLLVGLLGFAYTGGVNFVATSGGLILGVFEVNPLHNVAHLLIGAALLIAGLSSVSAAKATNTTIGAVYLLLGIVGFFLVGTGLNILALNTADHFLHLASALVLLGAGLGADKRVTSRTSVTV, encoded by the coding sequence ATGTCTAAATCACCCAACCGCCTCATCGCGTCCATCGTCGGTGCGGTCTATCTGCTCGTCGGCCTGCTGGGCTTCGCCTACACCGGAGGCGTCAACTTCGTGGCCACCTCGGGTGGGCTCATCCTCGGAGTCTTCGAGGTCAACCCGCTCCACAACGTCGCCCACCTGCTCATCGGGGCCGCCCTGCTGATCGCGGGCCTGTCGAGCGTTTCCGCAGCGAAGGCCACGAACACCACCATCGGTGCCGTGTACCTGCTTCTCGGTATCGTCGGGTTCTTCCTCGTGGGAACGGGTCTCAACATCCTGGCCCTCAACACGGCTGACCACTTCCTGCACCTCGCCAGCGCCCTCGTGCTACTCGGCGCCGGGCTCGGAGCGGACAAGCGCGTGACGTCCAGGACGTCGGTCACCGTCTAA
- a CDS encoding ATP-dependent DNA helicase, translating to MSDIPLSREQAAVFAAIEGTRQNVFVTGRAGTGKSTLLNHLSWNTSKQIVIAAPTGVAALNVGGQTLHSLFRLPIGVIADSPIDQNDQVRKLLNTIDTLVIDEVSMVNADLMDAIDRSLRQARQRPHDTFGGVQIVLFGDPYQLAPVPGGPEERAYFADHYRSMWFFDAKIWQDADLRIFELTEIHRQSDSDFKLMLNAVRHGQVTPEIGGALNAAGGRTPPTEGVITLATRNDSVNRINASALKRLSGKSLTAKADVTGDFGGRTFPADEVLELKVGAQVMFLRNDSPLDGGPRWVNGTIGTVTKVDSTVFVDIDGETHEVEPVVWEKYKYTYNAATKKLSKDVVAEFTQFPLRLAWAVTIHKSQGATYERAIVDLGSRVFSPGQTYVALSRLTSLDGLYLTRPLRPSDIIVDENVQRFMNIPPSAAPELNPAS from the coding sequence GTGTCTGATATTCCACTGTCCCGCGAGCAGGCCGCCGTCTTCGCGGCCATTGAGGGCACCCGCCAGAACGTGTTCGTCACCGGCCGGGCCGGCACCGGAAAGTCGACGCTGCTCAACCACCTGTCGTGGAACACGAGCAAGCAGATCGTGATCGCGGCGCCCACCGGCGTTGCCGCGCTGAACGTCGGCGGACAAACCCTGCACTCCCTGTTTCGGCTGCCGATCGGGGTGATCGCGGACAGCCCCATCGACCAGAACGACCAGGTCCGTAAGCTGCTCAACACCATCGACACCCTCGTCATTGACGAGGTCTCCATGGTGAACGCCGACCTGATGGATGCGATTGATCGGAGCCTGCGCCAGGCCCGTCAGCGCCCGCACGACACCTTTGGCGGCGTGCAGATCGTACTGTTCGGCGACCCGTACCAGCTGGCACCGGTGCCCGGCGGACCGGAGGAGCGGGCCTACTTCGCGGACCATTACCGCTCCATGTGGTTCTTCGATGCCAAGATCTGGCAAGACGCGGATCTGCGCATCTTCGAACTCACCGAGATCCACCGGCAGAGCGACTCCGACTTCAAGCTCATGCTCAACGCCGTGCGCCACGGGCAGGTCACGCCCGAGATCGGTGGGGCGCTGAATGCCGCCGGGGGCAGGACTCCTCCCACCGAGGGTGTCATTACCCTGGCAACGCGTAACGACTCCGTGAACCGCATCAACGCATCCGCCCTGAAACGACTGTCGGGTAAATCGCTCACCGCCAAGGCCGACGTGACGGGCGACTTCGGCGGTCGCACGTTCCCGGCGGACGAGGTGCTCGAGTTGAAGGTGGGGGCGCAGGTGATGTTCCTGCGCAATGACTCGCCGCTCGACGGCGGGCCGCGCTGGGTGAACGGCACGATCGGCACCGTCACCAAGGTCGACTCGACGGTTTTCGTTGACATTGACGGGGAGACCCACGAGGTGGAGCCCGTCGTGTGGGAGAAGTACAAGTACACCTACAACGCGGCCACGAAGAAGCTCAGCAAGGATGTTGTCGCGGAATTCACGCAGTTTCCGCTGCGACTGGCCTGGGCCGTGACGATTCATAAGTCACAGGGCGCCACCTACGAGCGGGCCATCGTCGACCTCGGCTCCCGGGTCTTCAGTCCCGGGCAGACCTACGTGGCACTGAGTCGGCTCACGAGCCTGGATGGGTTGTACCTGACCCGGCCGCTGCGGCCGAGCGACATCATTGTGGACGAGAACGTGCAGCGTTTCATGAACATCCCGCCGAGTGCGGCCCCCGAGCTGAACCCGGCTTCGTAG
- a CDS encoding cytochrome c oxidase assembly protein translates to MPRFVRVLGPSVLLLVALLSTLVALNVGGGAAAQLLADPGPVVRWGLPLSKMLVNISAAGAIGALMLAVFAFTPKAREFALALDFAAASAAVFAVTSAFTGFFTFLQVTNVPISLDDRFSATVGQFFGQIALGQAWLATTLLAALITVLCFAVRNQTALVFVFGVSLLSLLPMAEQGHSAGASGHNAAITALGLHLVFAAIWLGGLLTIIVLRNHLGKDRLGEVLGRYSSLALVSFVVVAASGYVSAELRVGTWENLFTPYGLLVLAKVAALIVLGGLGILHRRFFIRRLNSSSEHERRWFWWLVVSELGFMGLASGVAAALARTATPVAQVVASAVPTSTPAQILTGEPLPPELTFARYFTEWEVDLAWLLFCAFSIFFYLAGVRRLRGRGDKWPIHRSVFWVTGLVVLFYLTSGGVTVYQEYLFSSHMLMHMMLTMLVPVLLVPGAPVTLAARAIRKRKDGSRGGREWILLAVHSKFAGTVANPLVAAGLFAGSLWVFYYTPIFSWATTEHIGHQWMMVHFLITGYLFVQSLIGIDPVPYRLPHAFRLLLLIGTMVFHAFFGVALMMGTRLLLADWYGAMGRTWGLSAIEDQQVGGGIAWGVGELPTIALAIAVAIQWSRSDAKETKRLDRNADRTHEAELTEYNARLSRMAARDQ, encoded by the coding sequence GTGCCTCGTTTTGTCCGCGTTCTCGGTCCGTCAGTCCTGCTGCTGGTCGCGTTGCTGTCCACCCTTGTCGCCCTCAACGTCGGCGGGGGAGCGGCCGCTCAACTGCTCGCCGATCCGGGCCCGGTCGTGCGGTGGGGGCTTCCCCTCTCCAAGATGCTCGTCAATATCTCCGCAGCCGGCGCGATCGGTGCGCTCATGCTCGCGGTCTTCGCTTTCACTCCCAAGGCACGCGAATTTGCGCTCGCGCTCGACTTCGCTGCGGCATCCGCCGCCGTTTTCGCCGTGACGTCGGCCTTCACCGGTTTCTTCACGTTCCTGCAGGTCACGAACGTGCCGATCAGCCTCGATGACCGGTTCAGCGCCACAGTGGGACAGTTCTTCGGCCAAATAGCGCTCGGCCAGGCGTGGCTTGCCACGACCCTCCTCGCCGCACTGATCACCGTTCTGTGCTTTGCCGTGCGCAACCAGACGGCGCTCGTGTTCGTGTTCGGGGTGTCGCTGCTCTCCCTTCTGCCCATGGCCGAGCAGGGGCACTCGGCAGGCGCCTCCGGGCACAATGCGGCCATCACGGCCCTGGGGCTGCACCTCGTGTTCGCCGCCATCTGGCTCGGCGGGCTGCTGACCATCATCGTGCTGCGCAATCACCTCGGCAAGGACCGCCTCGGTGAGGTGCTCGGGCGCTACTCCTCGCTTGCGCTCGTATCGTTCGTCGTGGTGGCCGCCTCCGGCTACGTGAGCGCGGAGCTGCGTGTGGGCACGTGGGAGAACTTGTTCACGCCTTACGGACTCCTCGTGCTGGCGAAGGTCGCGGCACTGATCGTGTTGGGTGGCTTGGGAATCCTGCACCGGCGCTTCTTCATCAGGCGGCTCAACTCGAGCTCCGAGCACGAGCGGCGTTGGTTCTGGTGGCTCGTCGTGTCCGAACTCGGCTTCATGGGCCTCGCCTCCGGTGTCGCGGCCGCGCTCGCCCGGACGGCGACCCCGGTTGCCCAGGTCGTGGCGTCGGCCGTGCCGACCTCAACGCCAGCGCAGATCCTCACCGGCGAGCCCCTGCCGCCCGAACTCACCTTCGCCAGGTACTTCACCGAGTGGGAGGTTGACCTCGCGTGGTTGCTGTTCTGCGCCTTCAGTATCTTCTTCTACCTCGCCGGTGTGCGCCGCCTGCGCGGCCGTGGCGACAAGTGGCCGATCCACCGATCCGTATTCTGGGTCACCGGCCTCGTGGTGCTCTTCTACCTCACGAGTGGTGGCGTTACGGTCTACCAGGAGTACCTGTTCTCCAGTCACATGCTCATGCACATGATGCTGACCATGCTCGTTCCCGTGCTGCTTGTTCCCGGTGCGCCCGTCACGCTCGCAGCGAGAGCCATTCGCAAGCGCAAAGACGGCAGCCGCGGCGGACGCGAGTGGATTCTGCTTGCTGTGCACTCGAAATTTGCGGGCACGGTCGCCAACCCGCTCGTGGCGGCAGGGCTGTTTGCCGGCTCGCTGTGGGTGTTCTACTACACTCCGATTTTCAGCTGGGCAACGACCGAACACATCGGTCACCAGTGGATGATGGTGCACTTTCTGATCACCGGCTACCTGTTCGTGCAGTCGCTCATCGGTATCGACCCGGTGCCGTACCGTCTGCCGCACGCCTTCCGTCTGTTGCTGCTCATTGGCACCATGGTCTTCCACGCCTTCTTCGGTGTGGCCCTCATGATGGGAACCCGGCTGCTGCTGGCCGACTGGTACGGCGCGATGGGCCGCACCTGGGGGCTCAGCGCCATTGAGGACCAGCAAGTGGGCGGTGGCATCGCGTGGGGAGTCGGCGAACTTCCCACTATCGCCCTGGCGATTGCGGTGGCGATCCAGTGGAGCCGCAGCGACGCCAAGGAGACGAAGCGACTCGACCGCAACGCCGACCGCACCCACGAGGCCGAACTCACCGAATACAACGCACGGTTGTCCCGCATGGCGGCCCGCGACCAGTAG
- a CDS encoding HU family DNA-binding protein translates to MADKSLNKTELVAKVAADSGQSQAAVDGVLNAFFATLAETVAADGKVTIPGWLGVERTATAARTGRNPQTGEEIAIAAGHRVKLTAGSKLKAAAK, encoded by the coding sequence ATGGCTGACAAGTCGCTGAACAAGACCGAGCTCGTTGCCAAGGTTGCCGCTGACTCCGGACAGAGCCAGGCTGCAGTTGACGGCGTTCTGAACGCATTCTTCGCAACCCTCGCAGAGACCGTTGCCGCTGACGGCAAGGTCACCATCCCGGGATGGTTGGGCGTCGAGCGCACCGCAACCGCCGCTCGCACCGGCCGTAACCCGCAGACCGGCGAAGAAATCGCCATCGCTGCCGGTCACCGCGTCAAGCTGACCGCCGGTAGCAAGCTCAAGGCTGCCGCTAAGTAG
- the rpsN gene encoding 30S ribosomal protein S14 gives MAKKSMIAKNNQRKVIVERYAATRLELKKALVDPAGTDESREEARKGLQKLPRNASPVRLRNRDAVDGRPRGHLSKFGISRVRFRDMAHRGELPGIIKSSW, from the coding sequence ATGGCGAAGAAGAGCATGATTGCCAAGAACAACCAGCGCAAGGTTATCGTCGAGCGCTACGCCGCGACGCGCCTTGAGCTCAAGAAGGCCCTCGTGGACCCGGCCGGCACCGACGAGTCTCGCGAAGAGGCACGCAAGGGCCTGCAGAAGCTTCCGCGCAACGCGAGTCCGGTGCGACTGCGCAACCGTGACGCCGTTGACGGTCGTCCCCGTGGCCACCTCTCCAAGTTCGGCATCTCGCGGGTTCGTTTCCGCGACATGGCGCACCGCGGCGAGCTGCCCGGCATCATCAAGTCCAGCTGGTAA
- the rpmG gene encoding 50S ribosomal protein L33, translating to MAKAHDVRPIIKLRSTAGTGYTYVTKKNRRNNPDRLVLKKYDPVVRKHVDFREER from the coding sequence ATGGCTAAGGCACATGACGTACGTCCGATCATCAAGCTGCGTTCGACGGCCGGCACTGGTTACACGTATGTAACCAAGAAGAACCGTCGCAACAACCCCGACCGTCTCGTACTCAAGAAGTACGACCCCGTAGTGCGCAAGCACGTTGACTTCCGTGAGGAGCGCTAA
- the rpmB gene encoding 50S ribosomal protein L28 gives MAATCQVTGAVPGFGHNISHSHRRTKRRFDPNVQKKTYFVPSLRRNVTLTLSAKGIKVIDARGIERVVKDVLARGVKI, from the coding sequence ATGGCAGCAACCTGCCAGGTGACCGGAGCTGTTCCCGGCTTCGGACACAACATTTCGCACTCGCACCGACGCACCAAGCGTCGTTTCGACCCGAACGTGCAGAAGAAGACGTACTTCGTACCGTCGCTTCGTCGCAATGTAACGCTGACGCTGTCGGCAAAGGGCATCAAGGTTATTGATGCACGTGGTATCGAGCGCGTTGTCAAGGACGTTCTCGCTCGTGGGGTGAAGATCTAA
- a CDS encoding Fur family transcriptional regulator, which translates to MKRNTWQREAVRGALGASEGFVSAQGLHATLHATGSPIGLATVYRALADLAADGSADSLQSPEGESLYRACSTNDHHHHLICRNCGLTVEIEADAVETWAKNVASEHGFTEAAHVVDVFGLCATCAASAASAG; encoded by the coding sequence ATGAAGCGAAACACCTGGCAGCGCGAGGCAGTGCGCGGCGCACTCGGCGCGAGTGAGGGCTTTGTCAGCGCGCAGGGCCTGCACGCCACACTGCACGCCACCGGTTCACCGATTGGCCTGGCCACGGTGTATCGCGCGCTGGCCGACCTCGCCGCCGACGGCAGCGCCGATTCCCTGCAGTCGCCCGAGGGCGAGAGCCTGTACCGTGCGTGCAGCACGAACGACCACCACCACCACCTCATTTGCCGCAATTGCGGTCTCACGGTTGAGATCGAAGCGGATGCCGTGGAGACGTGGGCGAAGAACGTGGCGTCGGAGCATGGGTTCACCGAAGCGGCGCATGTCGTTGACGTCTTCGGGCTGTGCGCGACGTGCGCCGCATCCGCCGCATCCGCTGGCTGA